In Burkholderia sp. NRF60-BP8, a single window of DNA contains:
- a CDS encoding alkane 1-monooxygenase, with product MAMTDGPASGWSDGKRYLWLLGALTITLPILAAQLALSTGLHVFWWFGPLFAFGVIPILDTLIGDDRDNPPEAVVPHLERERYYRYIVYLATFVEYVAFFMCVRIVGTHALAWYDYVGFALSLGAATGISINTAHELGHKTDRFERWLAKITLAPVAYGHFYVEHNRGHHVRVATAEDPASARYGESFWAFLPRTVTGSIRSAWRLEKARLERLGHSPWTWRNEVLHAWAMTAVVWGIAIAMAGKVAIPFLVIQAVYGASLLEVVNYVEHYGLGRRKLPSGRYERCTPQHSWNSNHVVTNLFLYQLQRHADHHANPTRSYQALRHFDDAPQLPAGYATMILLAYVPPLWYRVMNPRVVAHYRGDMAQSNIKPSIRDRVLAQYPAAA from the coding sequence ATGGCAATGACCGACGGACCGGCTTCGGGCTGGTCGGATGGCAAGCGTTACCTGTGGCTGCTCGGCGCGTTGACGATCACGCTGCCGATCCTCGCCGCGCAGCTCGCGCTGTCGACGGGCCTTCATGTGTTCTGGTGGTTCGGCCCGCTGTTCGCGTTCGGCGTGATCCCGATCCTCGACACGCTGATCGGCGACGATCGCGACAATCCACCCGAAGCCGTCGTCCCGCATCTCGAACGCGAGCGCTATTACCGGTACATCGTCTATCTCGCGACTTTCGTCGAATACGTCGCGTTCTTCATGTGCGTGCGGATCGTCGGCACGCATGCGCTCGCGTGGTACGACTACGTCGGCTTCGCGCTGTCGCTCGGCGCCGCGACGGGCATCTCGATCAATACCGCGCACGAGCTCGGACACAAGACCGACCGCTTCGAACGCTGGCTCGCGAAGATCACGCTCGCGCCGGTTGCTTACGGCCACTTCTACGTCGAGCACAATCGCGGCCATCACGTGCGCGTCGCGACGGCCGAGGATCCGGCGAGCGCGCGCTACGGCGAGTCGTTCTGGGCATTCCTGCCGCGCACGGTGACCGGCAGCATCCGCTCCGCGTGGCGGCTCGAAAAGGCCCGCCTCGAACGGCTCGGGCATTCGCCGTGGACCTGGCGCAACGAAGTACTGCACGCGTGGGCGATGACCGCGGTCGTGTGGGGCATCGCGATCGCGATGGCCGGCAAGGTCGCGATCCCGTTCCTCGTGATCCAGGCCGTCTACGGCGCGTCGCTGCTCGAAGTCGTGAACTACGTCGAACACTACGGGCTCGGTCGTCGCAAACTGCCGAGCGGCCGCTACGAACGCTGCACGCCGCAGCATTCGTGGAACAGCAATCACGTCGTCACGAACCTGTTCCTGTACCAGTTGCAGCGACACGCCGACCATCACGCGAATCCGACGCGCTCGTACCAGGCGCTGCGCCACTTCGACGATGCGCCGCAGTTGCCGGCCGGCTACGCGACGATGATCCTGCTCGCGTACGTACCGCCGCTCTGGTATCGCGTGATGAACCCGCGCGTGGTCGCACACTATCGCGGCGACATGGCGCAATCGAACATCAAGCCGTCGATTCGCGACAGGGTGCTGGCGCAGTATCCGGCGGCGGCGTGA